In Candidatus Culexarchaeum yellowstonense, a single genomic region encodes these proteins:
- the galT gene encoding galactose-1-phosphate uridylyltransferase, giving the protein MPELRYDVFRVRWTIISTERGRRPSDYVTTKEEIKGGVCPFCYGHEHTTPPEIFVIGPKGRAPNTEGWEVRVVPNKFPALRVEGELTREAVGLFDKINGIGAHEVIIETPEHDKNLGDLSVEQIKKVLIAYRERIKDLRKDIRIRYVLIFKNYGREAGASLSHPHSQLIATPMIPTVVVTELQASRDHFRTKERCLMCDIISQELQYGSRIVMDRDNYIVWEPFASSFPFETWLIPKKHLHDFALLEDHELEVLASVLKEMLLRIKVVLNDPPFNMVLHTAPSPHERPGRPDYWSTIEYDYHWHIELIPRITKIAGFEWGSGLYINPTPPEEAARYLREADISF; this is encoded by the coding sequence ATGCCTGAGCTGAGATATGATGTCTTCAGAGTTAGATGGACGATTATTTCAACGGAGAGGGGTAGAAGGCCATCAGATTATGTGACGACAAAGGAAGAAATTAAAGGGGGAGTTTGTCCCTTTTGCTATGGGCATGAACACACTACACCACCAGAGATTTTTGTTATTGGTCCAAAAGGTCGTGCCCCCAATACGGAAGGTTGGGAAGTAAGGGTTGTACCTAATAAGTTTCCTGCTCTTCGAGTCGAAGGCGAATTAACTCGGGAGGCTGTTGGACTTTTTGACAAAATCAATGGAATTGGTGCCCATGAGGTGATTATTGAAACCCCGGAACACGATAAGAATTTAGGAGATTTAAGTGTTGAACAGATAAAAAAGGTTTTGATAGCCTATAGAGAGCGTATTAAGGATCTACGGAAGGACATTCGCATTCGTTATGTTCTCATCTTCAAAAATTATGGGAGGGAAGCGGGAGCCTCATTGTCCCATCCCCATTCTCAATTGATTGCAACACCTATGATTCCAACGGTAGTAGTTACTGAGCTTCAAGCGTCGAGGGACCATTTTAGGACCAAGGAAAGATGTTTAATGTGTGACATTATAAGTCAGGAGCTTCAATATGGTTCTCGCATTGTAATGGACAGGGATAACTACATTGTTTGGGAACCTTTTGCCTCATCCTTCCCCTTCGAAACCTGGCTAATTCCTAAGAAACATCTTCACGATTTTGCCCTCCTTGAAGATCATGAGCTGGAAGTCCTTGCCAGCGTTTTAAAGGAAATGCTGCTGCGTATTAAAGTTGTTTTGAATGACCCTCCCTTTAATATGGTTCTTCACACTGCGCCAAGCCCCCACGAGAGGCCAGGCAGGCCTGATTACTGGTCAACAATTGAGTACGATTATCACTGGCACATAGAACTCATTCCGAGGATTACAAAGATTGCTGGATTTGAGTGGGGTTCTGGCCTTTATATAAACCCCACACCGCCGGAAGAGGCAGCAAGATATTTGAGAGAAGCTGACATAAGCTTTTAG